Genomic segment of Pseudomonas iranensis:
CAATCAGGGAAACATCGACATTGCAGCGCTTGAAGCTCTGGCGACGCAGGCCACAGAAATCAAGTTCGGCACCGCCAAGATCGCTACGCAGTCGCAAGTTGAGGCCGGCGCTAATGACACCACGATTGTGACCCCGCAAAAGCTGCTGTTTGGGTTCACGATTTTGCTGGCCGCCATTGGTTACATCGTTTTCCCGAAATGGCTCGGTGGGCTGAAGATCCAGTGGGGCACTACGGCCATTCTCAGCGCCACTAGTGGGACTGTCACCTTTCCAATGGCTTTTGACGTTGCCGCCTACTATTTCAATCCAATCAAACATTCAAACGATGGTCGGCGGGTTGCCGCGATGGCCCCAACGAAACTCAACGTTGCCGTTTACGGATGGGCTGGGAATGGGAACGCGGCGATTATCGATAATTTTAGTTGGCTGGCAGTGGGGATTTAACAATGAAATATGCAACGTTTGACGAGTCTGGCGTCCTTCAAGGTCGCTATGACTCAGCCGTACACCGAGCCATCCCCGATGATGCTGTAGAGATCGCTGCTGACTTGTACTTCAAATCGATCCGTGAGGTGGACGGGGTCTGGCGACTAGTCAACGAAGAGTTGGTCAAGGTGCCATTTGCCGTAGTAGTGCCGGACTTTGCGCAACTGGTCGCCGTCGAGCGCTACAAGCGTGAGGCCACTGGGGTAAATGTCGATGGCTTGCAGATCGAAACGACCCGCGACAGCCAGGCGCTGATTGCCAGTACCGGATTGTCCGCCGTCCTCGATCCTGAATACCGCTGCAACTTTAAAACGGTGACAGGCTTTGTCGAGATCGGCGCCGCGCAGATCATTGAGATCGCCAAGGCTGTTCGAGCGCACGTGCAAGCCTGCTTTGACCGCGAGCTGGCTTTGCTGCGTGCCATTGAGGCCGGCGAATACCGCGATGAGATGCTGACTGAGGGCTGGCCAAACTCCGCCGCCTTGTAACCCCCTCCGCTACAACCCCACACGCTCGCCCATCTGGCGCGCGCGCGGCAGCCTGTGCACTGTCATCCCATTTACTGCGCAGGCAAATCCATGGCCGATTATCTTCACGGCGTGCGGGTGCTCGAACTCAACGACGGCACCCGCCCCATTCGCACCATCCCCACCGCCGTCATCGGCATGGTCTGCACGGCCGACGATGCCGACGCTACCGTTTTCCCGCTGGATACGCCGGTGCTGCTCACCAACGTGCAGACCGCCGTCGGCAAAGCCGGTACCACCGGCACCCTCGCCGCCAGCCTGCAAGCCATCGCTGACCAGACCAAGCCCTACACCATCGTCGTGCGCGTCAAAGCAGGCGCCACCGAGGCGGAAACGGCGAGCGCGTTGATCGGCACCACCACCGCCGACGGCAAATACACCGGCATGAAAGCCTTGCTCGCCGCCAAGGCCAAGGTCGGTATGGTGCCGCGCATCCTCGGCGTGCCAGGCCTCGACAGCCAACCAGTGGCCACGGCGCTGGCGAGCATTGCCCAACAACTACGCGCCTTCAGTTATGTCAGCGCCTGGGACTGCAAAACCAAGGAAGAAGCCGTCGCCTATCGCGAGAACTTCGGCGCCCGCGAAGTGATGGTGATCTGGCCGGACTTCCAGAACTGGGACACCGTCACCAGCACCACCGTGAAAGCCTCGGCCGTCGCGCGCGCCCTTGGCCTGCGCGCCAAGATCGACCAAGAAGTGGGCTGGCACAAAACCCTGTCCAACGTCGCGGTTAACGGCGTTACAGGCATCAGCGCCGACGTGTTCTGGGATCTGCAAAACCCGGCCACCGATGCCAACTACCTCAACGGCAACGAAGTCACCACCCTGATCAACGAGGGCGGTTTCCGCTTCTGGGGCAGCCGTACGTGCAGCGACGATCCGCTGTTTGCTTTCGAGAACTACACACGCACCGCGCAGATCCTCGCCGACACCATGGCCGAAGCGCAGATGTGGGCCGTAGACAGGCCCATGCACCCGTCCTTGGTGCGCGACATGATCGAGAGCATCAAAGCCAAGTTTCGCGAAATGGTCGGCAGCGGCTACCTGATCGGCGGCGACTGCTGGTACCCGGAAGAGATCAACGACAAGGACACGCTCAAGGCCGGCAAGCTCTACCTCGATTATGACTACACGCCCGTGCCGCCGCTGGAAGACCTGACCCTCCGCCAGCGCATCACCGACCGCTACCTGATCCAGTTCGCCAGCAAAGTGAACGCCTGAATCGGCGCTCCCCTACGGGGGGGTCCGTACCCCGGAGACCAACGCCATGGCCATGCCTCGCAAACTCAAAAACATGAACCTGTTCAACGACGGCAACACCTACCAGGGCGTTGCCAAAAGCGTCACCCCGCCGCCGCTCGGTCGCAAGATGGAAAGCTATCGCGGCGGCGGCATGAACGGCCCGGTCAAGGCAGACCTCGGCTTCTCCGATGACGGCATCCAGTTCGAATGGAAAACCGGCGGGCTGGATCTGATCGCGCTCCGGCAATTTGGCAGCGTCAACGCGTCCGGCGTGCAGCTGCGCTTTGCTGGCTCTTTCCAGCAGGACGACACCGGCGAAATCAGCGCTGTGGAAATCATCGTGCGTGGACGTCACGAAACCATCGAGATGGGCGACGCGGCGCCTGGTGAAGACACCGAACACAGCATCACCACCACATGCAGCTACTACAAGCTGATCGTCGACAACGAAGACATCATCGAGATCGACTTGCTCAACTTCATCGAGAAGGTCAACGGCGTGGACATGCTGGAGAAACAGCGCTCTGCCATCGGCCTTTGACCGCCCCCTAAAACCATTACCCGGAGCAACACATGAACACCGAAGACACCACCACCGAAGCCCTGCCGGCAGTCGATGACAACACCGTCAACCTCGACACGCCCATCGTTCGCGGCAAGTCCTACATGACCAGCCTCACCCTGCGCAAACCGTCATCCGGCGAACTGCGTGGCGTCCATCTGGTGGACCTGCTGAACCTCGACGTAACCGCCCTGCTCAAGGTGCTGCCGCGCATCACTTCGCCAAGCATCACCGCAACAGAAGCCGCCGGCATGGACCCGGCCGACCTGCTCGCCTGCGGCAACAAGGTTGCGCATTTTTTGTTGCAGAGGTCGGTGAAGACGGACGCCTCCCTCGTTGCGTAGAGGACGCCATGGCCGATCTGGCCCTGGTCTTTCACTGGGCGCCGGTTGATATGGATCAGCTCGGCCTGCAAGAACTGATGGACTGGCGCGAGCGCGCCAGGGTGCGGAGTTCCACCGATGGCGAATGACTTAAAACTTCAGGTACTGCTCAACGCAATTGACCGGGCGAGCGGCCCCCTGAAGGCCATCGACAAGGGCAGCATCGGCGCTGCCCGCGCACTCAAGGAAGCGCGCGACCGCCTCAAGGAACTCAACGCCCAGCAAAAAGACGTCAGCGCCTGGCGCACTCAGCGCGCCGCCGCTGAGCAAACCGAAACCGCCCTAACCTCGGCCCGCGACAAAGTGCGCGCGCTCAGTCAGCAGTTCGCCGCCACAGGCGTCCCGACCAAGGCGTTGGCCAAGGACTTCCGCACCGCCGTGCGTGAAGCCCAGCGGCTCAAGGAACAGCACCAGCAACAGTCCGAAGAGTTACAGACCCTGCGTTCGAAGCTGTACAGCGCAGGGATCAGCACAAAAGACCTCGGGACTCACGAACGCCAGCTGCGCGAGCAGATCGGCGCCACCAACACCACGATCAGCGAACAGGGCAAGCGACTGGTCGCGCTGAATGCCCAGCAGAAACGCATGGCCGCCGAGCGCGCCAAACTGGCGAAGACCCAAGGCCTTGCCAGTGACATGGCGGTCAACGGTGCCGCCGGGTTGGGCGTGGGCTACGCGGCGAGTCGCCCGATAGCCAAAGCCGTGGGCGCATTTGCACCGAACGAAGACTCCGCCACACAGCTGAAAGTGTCGATGATGGACAACACCGGCAAGGTGGCCGAGGACTTCCAGAAAATCACCGACCTTGCCACCAAACTCGGCGACCGCTTGCCTGGCACCACCGCCGACTTTCAAGAAATGATGACCATGTTGCGGCGCCAGGGCCTCAGTGCGCAAAGCATTCTCGGCGGTACCGGCGAAGCGGCCGCGTACCTCGGCGTGCAGTTGAAAATGCCGGTGGCCGAAGCCGCCGAGTTCGCCGCCAAGATGCAGGACGCCACGCGCACCACCGAGAAGGACATGATGGCGCTGATGGACACCATTCAGCGCGGGTTCTACTCCGGTGTCGATTCAACCAACATGCTTCAGGGCTTCAGCAAGATCGCCCCGGTGATGGACACCATCAAGAAATCCGGGATTGAGGCTGCCAACGAACTGGCCCCGCTGCTGATCATGATGGACCAGGCCGGCATGGAAGGCGGCGCTGCTGGTAACGCGTTCCGCAAAATCTTTCAGGCGGGCCTGAACAAGGACAAGGTCGACGACGTCAACAAAATCCGCCAACTCAAGGGCCAGGAGATTCAGTTCAGCTTCACCAACAAGGAAGGCAACTTCGCCGGGCTGGAGAATCTGTTCGCCCAGGTCGAAAAACTGAAGGCGCTGAACGACGAGGACCGTACCGAGACCATCAAGGACTTGTTCGGTGATGACTCGGAAACCATGACCACCCTGAACACCATGATGAACAAGGGGCTGGCGGGTTACAAAGAGGTGCAGCAGAAGCTCCAGAATCAGGCGGACCTGCGCACGCGCGTCAACGAGCAACTCAGCACCTTGACCAACGTCATGGAAGCCGCGGAAGGCAGCTTTACCAACGCCATGGCCGAGTTCGGCGCCGCCGTCGCGCCGGAATTGAAAGAGCTGATCAACACCCTCGGCGAAGTCGCCAACAACGTCGGCGCCTGGGCGCGGGAAAACCCAAAGCTCGCCGGCGGACTGGTCAAAGTCGTGGCGCTGGTCGCGGGTCTGTCCTTCGTGTTCGGTGGCTTGGCCATTGGGATGGCCAGCCTGCTCGGCCCGTTTGCCGTGATTCGCTACGGCATGGCGATGTTTGGCATGCAGGGTGGTGGCACGCTGCGAGTCATGCAAAAGCTCGCCCCCACCATCACCGGTCTGGCTCGCAATGCACTCCCTATGCTGGGTCAAGGCCTTCGCACGCTGGCCAGCACACTCAGCGGCGCACTGGTAACTGCCCTGCGAACCGTCAGCATTGCACTGTGGGGCCTCGCCACGAACCCGGTCGCGCTGGCCATCGGTGCCGTGGTTGCCGTCCTCGCCGGTGCGGCTTACCTGATCTACACCAACTGGGACGCGGTGAAACTCTACTTCAGCAACGCCTGGACCGAGATCAAAGCCGGTTTCAGTGGTGGCATCGGTGGCATCCTCACCACACTCGCCAACTTCAGCCCCATCGGTCTGATCTACCAGGCCTTCGCTGGCGTACTGAGCTACCTAGGCGTGGATCTGCCGAGCCGCTTTACCGAGTTCGGCAACATGCTGGTCAACGGCCTGGTCAACGGACTGCTCGCAGGGTTGGGCCAGATCAAAAACGCCGTCAGCGCAGTGGCTGATTCGGCCATCAACATGTTCAAGGAAAAGCTCGGCATTCACAGTCCGTCCCGCGTGTTCACCGCGCTTGGCGGCTTCACCATGGCCGGTCTGACCCAAGGTCTGCAAAGCGGTCAGGACGGCCCGCTGGGCGCCATCACTGACATGGGTAAACAAGTCGTGTCTGCCGGGCAACGTGCGCTCGGCGCCATGGCTGGCCCGCTCGGCGCCATTGGGCTGCCGCAATTGCCGACTGGCGCCGCCGCATCCTCTTCAGTGTCGATCGACAATCGTGCGCCCATCAGTCCGGCACCGGC
This window contains:
- a CDS encoding DUF4376 domain-containing protein — its product is MKYATFDESGVLQGRYDSAVHRAIPDDAVEIAADLYFKSIREVDGVWRLVNEELVKVPFAVVVPDFAQLVAVERYKREATGVNVDGLQIETTRDSQALIASTGLSAVLDPEYRCNFKTVTGFVEIGAAQIIEIAKAVRAHVQACFDRELALLRAIEAGEYRDEMLTEGWPNSAAL
- a CDS encoding phage tail sheath protein, which encodes MADYLHGVRVLELNDGTRPIRTIPTAVIGMVCTADDADATVFPLDTPVLLTNVQTAVGKAGTTGTLAASLQAIADQTKPYTIVVRVKAGATEAETASALIGTTTADGKYTGMKALLAAKAKVGMVPRILGVPGLDSQPVATALASIAQQLRAFSYVSAWDCKTKEEAVAYRENFGAREVMVIWPDFQNWDTVTSTTVKASAVARALGLRAKIDQEVGWHKTLSNVAVNGVTGISADVFWDLQNPATDANYLNGNEVTTLINEGGFRFWGSRTCSDDPLFAFENYTRTAQILADTMAEAQMWAVDRPMHPSLVRDMIESIKAKFREMVGSGYLIGGDCWYPEEINDKDTLKAGKLYLDYDYTPVPPLEDLTLRQRITDRYLIQFASKVNA
- a CDS encoding phage major tail tube protein, which translates into the protein MAMPRKLKNMNLFNDGNTYQGVAKSVTPPPLGRKMESYRGGGMNGPVKADLGFSDDGIQFEWKTGGLDLIALRQFGSVNASGVQLRFAGSFQQDDTGEISAVEIIVRGRHETIEMGDAAPGEDTEHSITTTCSYYKLIVDNEDIIEIDLLNFIEKVNGVDMLEKQRSAIGL
- a CDS encoding phage tail assembly protein: MNTEDTTTEALPAVDDNTVNLDTPIVRGKSYMTSLTLRKPSSGELRGVHLVDLLNLDVTALLKVLPRITSPSITATEAAGMDPADLLACGNKVAHFLLQRSVKTDASLVA
- a CDS encoding GpE family phage tail protein; the encoded protein is MADLALVFHWAPVDMDQLGLQELMDWRERARVRSSTDGE
- a CDS encoding phage tail tape measure protein, whose translation is MANDLKLQVLLNAIDRASGPLKAIDKGSIGAARALKEARDRLKELNAQQKDVSAWRTQRAAAEQTETALTSARDKVRALSQQFAATGVPTKALAKDFRTAVREAQRLKEQHQQQSEELQTLRSKLYSAGISTKDLGTHERQLREQIGATNTTISEQGKRLVALNAQQKRMAAERAKLAKTQGLASDMAVNGAAGLGVGYAASRPIAKAVGAFAPNEDSATQLKVSMMDNTGKVAEDFQKITDLATKLGDRLPGTTADFQEMMTMLRRQGLSAQSILGGTGEAAAYLGVQLKMPVAEAAEFAAKMQDATRTTEKDMMALMDTIQRGFYSGVDSTNMLQGFSKIAPVMDTIKKSGIEAANELAPLLIMMDQAGMEGGAAGNAFRKIFQAGLNKDKVDDVNKIRQLKGQEIQFSFTNKEGNFAGLENLFAQVEKLKALNDEDRTETIKDLFGDDSETMTTLNTMMNKGLAGYKEVQQKLQNQADLRTRVNEQLSTLTNVMEAAEGSFTNAMAEFGAAVAPELKELINTLGEVANNVGAWARENPKLAGGLVKVVALVAGLSFVFGGLAIGMASLLGPFAVIRYGMAMFGMQGGGTLRVMQKLAPTITGLARNALPMLGQGLRTLASTLSGALVTALRTVSIALWGLATNPVALAIGAVVAVLAGAAYLIYTNWDAVKLYFSNAWTEIKAGFSGGIGGILTTLANFSPIGLIYQAFAGVLSYLGVDLPSRFTEFGNMLVNGLVNGLLAGLGQIKNAVSAVADSAINMFKEKLGIHSPSRVFTALGGFTMAGLTQGLQSGQDGPLGAITDMGKQVVSAGQRALGAMAGPLGAIGLPQLPTGAAASSSVSIDNRAPISPAPAAAYDSHDTYEINIHTTPGMDERAIARAVRAELARVSSEKSARQRSKLSDLE